One genomic region from Gemmobacter aquarius encodes:
- a CDS encoding DUF1223 domain-containing protein, with product MLADAVRADDGKPAVVVELYTSQGCSSCPPADEFMGELAQAEHVIALSLHVDYWDYIGWEDSFAQAGFTERQKAYARAGHSRMVYTPQMIVGGVERVEGNAPDEVVRSIGRHLSAVPVVKLDLVREGGQVVIRALADPPLGDAVTLQLVRYIPVETVTIERGENAGRVMTYHNVVTEWRTLGEWSGAAPFEMRADAAGDEPVVVIVQEAGPATILAAARVE from the coding sequence ATGCTGGCCGATGCGGTGCGGGCCGATGATGGCAAGCCTGCGGTCGTGGTCGAGCTATACACGTCGCAGGGGTGTTCTTCCTGCCCGCCTGCGGACGAATTCATGGGCGAGTTGGCGCAGGCCGAACATGTGATCGCGCTTTCGCTGCATGTGGATTACTGGGATTACATCGGCTGGGAAGACAGTTTCGCGCAGGCCGGATTCACCGAACGGCAAAAGGCCTATGCCCGCGCAGGGCATAGCCGCATGGTCTATACGCCGCAGATGATTGTCGGCGGGGTCGAGCGGGTCGAGGGCAACGCGCCGGACGAGGTGGTGCGGTCGATCGGGCGGCATTTGTCGGCGGTGCCGGTGGTCAAGCTGGATCTGGTGCGCGAGGGCGGGCAGGTGGTGATCCGCGCGCTGGCGGATCCGCCGCTTGGCGATGCAGTGACGCTGCAACTTGTGCGATACATTCCGGTCGAGACAGTGACGATCGAGCGCGGAGAGAACGCGGGGCGGGTGATGACCTATCACAACGTCGTCACCGAGTGGCGGACGCTGGGCGAATGGTCGGGAGCCGCGCCTTTCGAGATGCGGGCCGATGCGGCGGGCGACGAGCCTGTCGTCGTAATCGTGCAAGAGGCCGGGCCTGCGACGATTCTGGCTGCGGCGCGGGTCGAGTAG
- the ccmA gene encoding heme ABC exporter ATP-binding protein CcmA: protein MILSVRGLAVARGGVTVLEGIGFDLAAGQALILRGPNGAGKTTLLRTLAGLQPALAGEVSVAPEALAYGAHADGIKSVLTVAENLRFWAAVHGTSGIEAALVAMDLTGLRDRQAAHLSAGQKRRLGLARLLVAGRPVWLLDEPTVSLDVASVALFAGVVRGHLSAGGAALIATHVDLGLGEAGVLDVGAFRAVAPARAGAFDEAFG, encoded by the coding sequence ATGATCCTGTCGGTGCGGGGTCTGGCGGTCGCGCGGGGCGGGGTCACGGTGCTGGAGGGGATCGGTTTCGATCTTGCGGCAGGGCAGGCGCTGATCTTGCGCGGGCCGAATGGTGCGGGCAAGACCACGCTGTTGCGGACGCTGGCCGGATTGCAGCCTGCGTTGGCGGGCGAGGTATCGGTGGCCCCCGAGGCGCTGGCTTATGGCGCCCATGCGGACGGGATCAAATCGGTTCTGACCGTTGCGGAGAATTTGCGGTTCTGGGCTGCGGTGCATGGAACGAGCGGGATCGAGGCTGCACTGGTGGCGATGGACCTGACGGGTTTGCGCGACCGGCAGGCGGCGCATCTGTCGGCGGGGCAGAAGCGGCGGCTGGGGCTGGCGCGGCTTTTGGTGGCGGGGCGTCCCGTCTGGCTGCTGGACGAACCGACGGTGTCGCTGGATGTCGCCTCGGTCGCGCTGTTCGCGGGCGTGGTGCGCGGGCATCTGTCGGCGGGCGGGGCGGCGCTGATTGCGACGCATGTCGACCTCGGGCTTGGCGAGGCGGGGGTGCTGGACGTGGGGGCCTTTCGTGCGGTTGCCCCTGCGCGGGCAGGCGCGTTCGACGAGGCTTTCGGATGA
- the ccmB gene encoding heme exporter protein CcmB produces the protein MFALLMRDLRLAVRAGGGFGLGLAFFLLVAVLVPLGVGPEGGVLARIAPGILWVGALLACLLSLDRIFALDFEDGSLDLLATSPMPLEGVVAVKSLAHWLVTGVPLVVVAPVLGVLLNLPVAGYGWLVVSLALGTPALSVIGAFGAALVVGVKRGGLLLSLLVLPLYVPTLIFGAEVVKRGAAGLAVGTPVLLLAGITLGAAALLPFASAAALRVNLR, from the coding sequence GTGTTCGCGCTTTTGATGCGGGATCTGCGGTTGGCGGTGCGGGCGGGCGGGGGCTTTGGCCTTGGGCTGGCATTCTTTCTGCTGGTGGCGGTGCTGGTGCCTTTGGGTGTGGGGCCGGAGGGCGGGGTGCTGGCACGGATCGCGCCGGGGATCCTGTGGGTGGGGGCGCTCTTGGCCTGCCTGTTGTCGCTCGACCGGATATTCGCGCTGGATTTCGAGGATGGATCACTGGATCTGCTGGCGACATCACCGATGCCGCTGGAAGGTGTCGTGGCGGTGAAGTCGCTGGCGCATTGGCTGGTGACGGGGGTGCCGTTGGTCGTGGTCGCGCCTGTGCTTGGGGTGCTGTTGAACCTGCCCGTTGCGGGCTATGGCTGGCTGGTGGTTTCGCTGGCGCTTGGCACGCCGGCGCTGTCTGTCATCGGCGCCTTTGGCGCGGCTTTGGTGGTGGGGGTGAAGCGCGGCGGGCTTTTGTTGTCGCTGCTGGTGTTGCCGCTCTACGTGCCGACGCTGATTTTCGGGGCCGAGGTGGTCAAGCGCGGGGCGGCGGGGCTGGCTGTGGGCACGCCGGTGTTGCTGCTGGCTGGGATCACGCTGGGGGCGGCGGCGCTGTTGCCCTTTGCCAGTGCTGCGGCGCTGCGGGTCAATTTGCGGTGA
- the secF gene encoding protein translocase subunit SecF: MAWRFKLAPDNTNWDFFRWQWITFGGSLFLSAMAVVLWAVMGLNFGIDFKGGTTLRTESTVAVDVGEYRVALEGLALGDVSITEVFDPNFTDDQHVTMIRLAAEDATQAITPEQLAQVEDVLRAKIDPDMKFPSVETVGPKVSGELVYTSVLSLVVTSLFIMGYMWLRFEWQFGVGAVLALLHDVLITIGIFALFQIKFDLTIVAALLTILGYSINDTVVVFDRLRENLQKYKQMPLRDVMNLSVNETLARTLMTSVTTLIAVGAMLVFGGDVLRGFSLAIFIGVLFGTYSSVYVAKNIVLMIGLDRSEKAKKTGTPDEFANVDA, translated from the coding sequence ATGGCATGGCGCTTCAAGCTTGCACCAGACAATACCAACTGGGATTTTTTCCGCTGGCAGTGGATCACCTTTGGCGGGTCGCTGTTTTTGTCGGCCATGGCGGTTGTGCTGTGGGCGGTGATGGGGCTGAACTTCGGCATCGACTTCAAGGGCGGCACCACGCTGCGGACGGAATCGACCGTGGCCGTGGATGTGGGCGAATACCGGGTCGCACTGGAAGGGCTGGCGCTGGGAGATGTGTCGATCACCGAGGTGTTCGACCCGAATTTCACCGATGACCAGCATGTGACGATGATACGTCTGGCGGCCGAGGATGCGACCCAAGCGATCACGCCCGAGCAACTGGCGCAGGTGGAAGACGTGCTGCGCGCCAAGATCGACCCTGACATGAAGTTCCCGAGTGTCGAGACGGTGGGGCCGAAGGTTTCGGGCGAGTTGGTCTATACATCGGTGCTGTCGCTGGTTGTCACGAGCCTGTTCATCATGGGGTACATGTGGCTGCGCTTCGAATGGCAGTTCGGCGTTGGCGCGGTTCTGGCGCTGCTGCATGACGTGCTGATCACCATCGGGATCTTCGCTCTGTTCCAGATCAAGTTCGACCTGACCATCGTGGCCGCCTTGCTGACCATTCTGGGGTATTCGATCAACGACACGGTCGTGGTGTTCGACCGGTTGCGCGAAAACTTGCAGAAGTACAAGCAGATGCCGCTGCGCGACGTGATGAACCTTTCGGTGAACGAGACGCTGGCGCGGACGTTGATGACCTCTGTCACCACGCTGATCGCGGTCGGCGCGATGCTGGTCTTTGGCGGCGACGTGCTGCGGGGCTTTTCGCTGGCGATCTTTATCGGCGTTCTGTTCGGCACCTATTCGTCGGTCTATGTGGCAAAGAACATCGTGTTGATGATCGGGCTGGACCGGAGCGAGAAGGCCAAGAAGACCGGCACGCCGGACGAATTCGCCAATGTGGATGCCTGA
- the acnA gene encoding aconitate hydratase AcnA, protein MTVTVGHDSAKTRQTLTAGGKSIDYYSIPAAEAAGLGDFSRLPAALKVVLENMLRFEDGKTVSVDDIKAFSDWGKLGGKNPREIAYRPARVLMQDFTGVPAVVDLAAMRDGILGLKGSASQINPLVPVDLVIDHSVMIDEFGTPRAFQANVDREYERNMERYVFLKWGQNAFDNFRVVPPGTGICHQVNLEYLAQTVWTDTDQHGVEVAYPDTLVGTDSHTTMVNGLAVLGWGVGGIEAEAAMLGQPVSMLIPEVVGFKLTGTMMEGTTATDLVLKVVQMLRRHGVVNKFVEFYGPGLDHLPLADRATIANMAPEYGATCGFFPIDDETIRYLHMTGRDTARVALVEAYAKANGMWRGPDYAPVYTSTLELDMGSIVPAISGPKRPQDFVPLTDAKSGFAKEMEASFKRPLGTEVQVKGEDYKLSSGKVVIASITSCTNTSNPYVMIGAGLVARKARALGLKSKPWVKTSLAPGSQVVSEYLNAANLQEDLDAVGFNLVGYGCTTCIGNSGPLQPEISAAITEGDLVATAVLSGNRNFEGRISPDVRANYLASPPLVVAYALAGDMNIDLTTEPLGTGSNGQPVYLRDIWPTNKEIADLVHATVTREAFLKKYADVFKGDEKWQGVEITDAETYDWPASSTYIQNPPYFRGMAKTPGTIKNIEGARVLALLGDMITTDHISPAGSFKATTPAGKYLTERQVPLSEFNSYGARRGNHEVMMRGTFANIRIKNEMLDGVEGGYTKGPDGAQTSIYDASMAYQANGTPLVIFGGIEYGAGSSRDWAAKGTALLGVKAVIAESFERIHRSNLVGMGVIPFEFTGGDTRKSLGLKGDETVAITGLEGDLKPLSIIPCTITYGDGTVKTIQIKCRIDTEIEIEYVEHGGVLHYVLRDLASA, encoded by the coding sequence ATGACCGTCACCGTCGGACACGACAGCGCCAAGACCCGCCAAACCCTCACCGCAGGCGGCAAGAGCATCGACTATTACTCGATCCCCGCCGCCGAAGCGGCCGGCCTGGGCGACTTCTCGCGCCTGCCCGCCGCGCTCAAGGTGGTGCTGGAAAACATGCTGCGGTTCGAAGACGGCAAGACCGTCTCGGTCGACGACATCAAGGCCTTCTCCGACTGGGGCAAGCTCGGCGGCAAGAACCCCCGCGAAATCGCCTACCGCCCCGCCCGCGTGCTGATGCAGGATTTCACCGGCGTCCCCGCCGTTGTCGACCTTGCCGCCATGCGTGACGGCATCCTCGGGCTGAAAGGCTCGGCCTCGCAGATCAACCCGCTCGTCCCCGTAGACCTCGTGATCGACCACTCGGTGATGATCGACGAATTCGGCACCCCCCGCGCGTTCCAGGCCAACGTCGACCGCGAGTATGAGCGGAACATGGAGCGTTACGTCTTCCTGAAATGGGGCCAGAACGCCTTCGACAACTTCCGCGTCGTGCCCCCCGGAACCGGCATCTGCCATCAGGTCAACCTCGAATACCTCGCCCAGACCGTCTGGACCGATACCGACCAGCACGGCGTCGAAGTCGCCTACCCCGACACGCTCGTCGGCACCGACAGCCACACCACCATGGTCAACGGCCTCGCCGTCCTCGGCTGGGGCGTCGGCGGGATCGAGGCCGAAGCCGCCATGCTCGGCCAGCCCGTCTCGATGCTCATCCCCGAAGTCGTCGGCTTCAAGCTGACCGGCACGATGATGGAGGGCACCACTGCCACCGACCTCGTGCTCAAGGTCGTGCAGATGCTCCGCAGACACGGCGTGGTCAACAAATTCGTCGAATTCTACGGCCCCGGCCTCGACCACCTGCCGCTCGCCGATCGCGCCACCATCGCCAACATGGCCCCCGAATATGGCGCCACCTGCGGCTTCTTCCCGATCGACGATGAAACCATCCGCTACCTGCACATGACAGGCCGCGACACGGCCCGCGTGGCCCTCGTCGAAGCCTATGCCAAAGCCAACGGCATGTGGCGCGGCCCCGATTATGCGCCCGTCTACACCTCGACCCTCGAGCTTGACATGGGCAGCATCGTCCCCGCCATTTCTGGCCCCAAACGCCCGCAGGATTTCGTTCCCCTGACCGATGCCAAATCCGGTTTCGCCAAGGAAATGGAAGCCTCGTTCAAGCGCCCCCTCGGCACCGAAGTGCAGGTCAAGGGCGAAGATTACAAACTCTCCTCGGGCAAGGTCGTGATCGCCTCGATCACCTCCTGCACCAACACCTCGAACCCCTATGTCATGATCGGCGCAGGCCTCGTCGCCCGCAAAGCCCGCGCCTTGGGCCTGAAATCCAAGCCTTGGGTGAAAACCTCGCTGGCACCGGGATCACAGGTCGTGTCGGAATACCTCAACGCCGCCAACCTGCAAGAAGACCTCGACGCCGTCGGCTTCAACCTCGTCGGATACGGCTGCACCACCTGCATCGGCAACTCCGGACCGCTCCAGCCCGAAATCAGCGCGGCCATCACCGAAGGCGACCTCGTCGCCACCGCCGTCCTGTCGGGCAACCGCAACTTCGAGGGCCGGATCTCGCCAGACGTCCGCGCCAACTACCTCGCCAGCCCGCCGCTCGTCGTGGCCTACGCACTGGCAGGCGATATGAACATCGACCTCACCACCGAACCCCTCGGCACAGGCTCGAACGGCCAACCCGTCTACCTGCGCGACATTTGGCCCACGAACAAGGAAATCGCCGACCTCGTCCACGCCACCGTGACGCGCGAAGCCTTCCTCAAGAAATACGCCGACGTGTTCAAAGGCGATGAAAAATGGCAAGGGGTGGAAATCACCGATGCCGAAACCTACGATTGGCCCGCCTCATCGACCTACATCCAGAACCCGCCCTACTTCCGCGGCATGGCCAAGACACCGGGCACCATCAAGAACATCGAAGGCGCCCGCGTCCTCGCCCTTCTGGGTGACATGATCACCACCGACCACATCTCGCCCGCAGGGTCGTTCAAAGCCACCACCCCCGCAGGCAAATACCTGACCGAACGGCAGGTGCCTTTGTCCGAGTTCAACTCCTACGGCGCCCGTCGCGGCAACCACGAAGTGATGATGCGCGGCACCTTCGCCAACATCCGCATCAAGAACGAAATGCTCGACGGCGTCGAAGGCGGTTACACCAAAGGCCCCGATGGCGCGCAGACCTCGATCTACGACGCCTCGATGGCCTACCAGGCCAACGGCACGCCCTTGGTGATCTTCGGCGGCATCGAATACGGCGCAGGCTCGTCGCGCGACTGGGCCGCCAAAGGCACAGCCCTCCTCGGCGTGAAAGCCGTGATCGCTGAATCGTTCGAGCGTATCCACCGCTCCAACCTCGTCGGCATGGGCGTCATCCCCTTCGAATTTACCGGCGGCGACACCCGCAAATCGCTGGGCCTCAAAGGCGATGAAACCGTAGCCATCACCGGCCTCGAAGGCGACCTCAAGCCGCTCTCGATCATCCCCTGCACCATCACTTACGGCGACGGCACGGTCAAAACCATCCAGATCAAATGCCGCATCGATACGGAAATCGAGATCGAATACGTCGAACACGGCGGCGTTCTGCACTACGTGCTGCGCGATCTTGCTTCCGCCTGA
- the ccmC gene encoding heme ABC transporter permease CcmC — translation MSIWEYANPKKFMQTSGIVLPWVAALSGLCLVTGLVWGFFLTPDDFRQGSTVKIIYLHVPSAMMAINAWAMMLVTSLIWLVRRHHVSALAAKAAAPVGLTFTVIALVTGALWGQPMWGTWWAWDPRLTSFLILTLFYLGYIALWQAIEDPDTAADLTAVLCLVGSVFAGLSRYAVLFWNQGLHQGASLSLDKEENVADVFWVPLLVCIAGFVLLFLALVLVRTRTEIRTRRLMALMARERMA, via the coding sequence ATGTCGATCTGGGAATATGCCAATCCGAAGAAGTTCATGCAGACCTCGGGCATCGTGCTGCCTTGGGTGGCTGCGCTGTCGGGTCTATGTCTGGTGACGGGGCTGGTCTGGGGGTTTTTCCTGACGCCGGATGATTTCCGGCAGGGATCGACCGTGAAGATCATCTATCTGCATGTGCCGAGTGCGATGATGGCGATCAATGCCTGGGCGATGATGCTGGTCACGAGCCTGATCTGGCTGGTCAGGCGGCACCATGTGAGCGCACTTGCGGCAAAGGCGGCGGCGCCGGTGGGATTGACCTTTACCGTGATCGCGCTGGTGACGGGCGCGCTGTGGGGCCAGCCGATGTGGGGGACGTGGTGGGCCTGGGACCCGCGGCTGACGAGTTTCCTGATCCTGACGCTGTTCTATCTGGGCTATATCGCGCTGTGGCAGGCGATCGAGGACCCGGACACGGCGGCTGACCTGACGGCGGTGCTCTGTCTGGTGGGGTCGGTCTTTGCGGGATTGAGCCGTTATGCGGTGCTGTTCTGGAATCAGGGGCTGCATCAGGGGGCGTCGCTAAGCCTCGACAAGGAAGAGAACGTGGCGGATGTGTTCTGGGTGCCGCTGCTGGTCTGTATCGCGGGCTTTGTGCTGTTGTTTCTGGCGCTGGTGCTGGTGCGGACGCGGACGGAAATACGGACGCGGCGGCTGATGGCGCTGATGGCGCGGGAGCGGATGGCATGA
- a CDS encoding DMT family transporter: MLIPTKASTRQGILLMLFAVLLFTMMDALAKGLVQRYPTEQVVWARFTGQLLLVIVILNRNLPPVLRTRHPRLHLLRSATQLGATGFFFTSLNYIGLAEATALTDINPVLITLGAALFLGEKLGPRRIAGVVAAMIGAMIVIRPGMGVFTPAALLPLCCAVCYATNAIITRKVGSTETAWTSMLYAGLFGTLVTSALLPGAWVPIPLSDFPIFITIGCLGTAAQLALIRSFSIAEASSVAPFGYAGIVLATLWGILLYGEYPDLMTVIGASIIVIAGLYVWHRETQAKG, translated from the coding sequence ATGCTTATCCCGACCAAGGCCTCGACCCGCCAAGGCATCTTGCTGATGCTTTTCGCGGTTCTGCTCTTCACCATGATGGACGCGCTGGCCAAGGGCCTTGTGCAACGCTACCCGACCGAACAGGTGGTCTGGGCACGCTTCACCGGCCAGTTGCTTCTGGTCATAGTCATCCTCAACCGCAACCTTCCCCCCGTGCTTCGCACCCGCCACCCGCGTCTGCACCTCTTGCGCTCGGCCACCCAGCTTGGGGCCACCGGATTCTTCTTCACCTCGCTCAACTACATCGGTCTGGCCGAGGCGACCGCGCTCACCGACATCAACCCTGTCCTCATCACACTCGGCGCCGCGCTCTTTCTGGGCGAGAAACTCGGCCCCCGTCGCATCGCAGGCGTTGTCGCCGCAATGATCGGCGCGATGATCGTGATCCGTCCCGGCATGGGCGTGTTTACCCCCGCGGCCCTGCTGCCGCTGTGCTGCGCCGTCTGCTACGCGACCAACGCCATCATCACGCGCAAGGTCGGCTCAACCGAAACCGCATGGACCTCGATGCTTTATGCGGGTCTTTTCGGGACGCTCGTCACCAGCGCCCTGCTTCCCGGCGCATGGGTGCCGATCCCGCTGTCAGACTTTCCGATCTTCATCACCATAGGCTGCCTCGGCACCGCCGCCCAGCTTGCCCTGATCCGCAGCTTCTCGATCGCCGAGGCTTCTTCAGTGGCCCCCTTCGGCTATGCGGGCATCGTGCTCGCAACCCTCTGGGGCATCTTGCTGTACGGGGAATACCCCGACCTGATGACGGTCATCGGCGCCAGCATCATCGTCATCGCCGGCCTCTACGTCTGGCACCGCGAAACGCAAGCCAAGGGCTGA
- a CDS encoding DsbE family thiol:disulfide interchange protein, with protein MARWLMVLPPVLFVALGGVFYAGMYRDNPNELPSTFIGREAPAVPAAGLEGVTLLTDADLRTGRVTVVNFWASWCPPCRAEHPVLKQMAADGVRVAGINMRDDAEKAAAYLAEEGNPFLGVGFDPKGVTVVDWGVTAPPETFIINGDGTVAFRFVGPLVGSDYEQRFVPELEKALAAEAAG; from the coding sequence ATGGCTAGATGGCTGATGGTACTGCCGCCGGTGCTGTTCGTGGCGCTGGGGGGGGTGTTTTATGCGGGCATGTATCGGGACAACCCCAACGAGTTGCCGTCGACCTTTATCGGGCGCGAGGCGCCTGCGGTGCCTGCCGCGGGGCTTGAGGGGGTCACGCTGCTGACCGATGCCGATCTGCGGACGGGCCGTGTGACGGTGGTGAATTTCTGGGCAAGCTGGTGCCCACCCTGCCGGGCCGAGCATCCGGTGCTGAAGCAGATGGCGGCGGACGGGGTGCGGGTTGCGGGCATCAACATGCGCGACGATGCCGAGAAGGCGGCGGCCTATCTGGCCGAGGAGGGCAACCCGTTTCTGGGCGTGGGCTTTGACCCCAAGGGCGTGACGGTGGTGGATTGGGGTGTCACCGCGCCGCCGGAAACGTTCATCATCAACGGGGACGGGACTGTGGCGTTCCGTTTTGTCGGCCCGCTTGTCGGGTCGGATTACGAGCAGCGCTTCGTGCCGGAACTGGAAAAGGCGCTGGCGGCTGAAGCTGCGGGCTGA
- the ccmD gene encoding heme exporter protein CcmD, which translates to MMPELGKYAFAVLASYGATLVLLAAVVALSVWQGGRVKRALAEVEARQGKDNG; encoded by the coding sequence ATGATGCCGGAGTTGGGGAAATATGCCTTTGCGGTGCTGGCGTCATACGGGGCCACGCTGGTCTTGCTGGCGGCGGTCGTGGCGCTGTCGGTCTGGCAGGGCGGGCGTGTGAAGCGGGCCTTGGCCGAGGTCGAGGCGCGGCAGGGGAAAGACAATGGCTAG
- a CDS encoding Mth938-like domain-containing protein, translated as MRLTEISYGTAQPVEGYGPGFFRVGGHVLRGACLITPWDAGLWGGLEDTVTVLTLAGRIDVLLLGTGGQIAHAPRAFVDALEAGGIGVEAMASPAACRTYNVLLGEGRRVAAALLPVDAV; from the coding sequence TTGCGGCTGACCGAAATCAGTTACGGCACGGCGCAGCCTGTCGAGGGATATGGTCCCGGCTTTTTCCGCGTGGGGGGGCATGTGCTGCGCGGGGCTTGCCTGATCACGCCCTGGGATGCGGGGTTATGGGGCGGGCTGGAGGATACGGTGACGGTCCTGACCCTTGCCGGACGGATCGACGTGCTGCTACTGGGCACCGGCGGGCAGATCGCCCATGCGCCACGGGCTTTCGTCGACGCGCTTGAGGCGGGCGGGATCGGGGTCGAGGCGATGGCGTCACCCGCGGCCTGCCGGACCTATAACGTGCTCTTGGGCGAGGGTCGGCGGGTTGCGGCGGCGCTGTTGCCTGTGGATGCGGTGTGA